The bacterium nucleotide sequence GACAAAAAAAGACATTGATTATGTCCTGAAAATTTTACCCCAAGTCGTTAAAAAACTTCGGGAACTTTCACCGATTAATTTAAAAATTTAGTTGAAAATTTATAACAATATGACAAAATCCAAAAAAATAAAATCAGATATTATCGGCCGGGCTCAAATGCCTTGGGTTTACAGCAAAATCGTCAAAGAGCATTTCTTTAATCCTCATAATTTTATGAAACCGGAAGAGGAAAAGAAATTCAAATTTAACGCTTCCGGAATGGTTGGCTCGCCGGCCTGCGGCGATGTGATGCGTTTTTGGCTTTGGATTGATCCCAAAACC carries:
- a CDS encoding iron-sulfur cluster assembly scaffold protein, which gives rise to MTKSKKIKSDIIGRAQMPWVYSKIVKEHFFNPHNFMKPEEEKKFKFNASGMVGSPACGDVMRFWLWIDPKTEIIKQCRWRCFGCGAAIGSTSMLSVMLTEKGGMKVEKARKIKPQDIVKRLGGLPEIKYHCSVLGDKA